The genomic DNA AATGGTGTGTTAAGCCAGTTTATTCAAGAAAATTAAAAGCGTGCCTTTTGAAGGCAGGCTTTTCTTATTGCTAAAAAATCCGAACGTTTGGAAATTGGTGAAGCAAATACTTTTTTACTTCAAAAAGAATTGAAAAAATGAAGCGCTTGCATTATAATGAAGTAAATAAATTGAAAGAGGACTGAAAATGAAAGAATGGACTCAAGAAGAACGCTATCGCGTTTTGCAGGACAAGAGTGAGATTGCAGAATTGTATGAAAAGATACAGACTTCCGATTACCGTCAGACCTACCACCTCCAGCCGATAACAGGTCTTTCCAGTGACCCCAATGGTTTTGTCTATCACAAGGGTGTCTGGCACCTCTACTATCAATGGTGTCCATGGGGAGCGGTTCACGGGCTTAAATATTGGTATCATACGACTTCGGCTGACTTGGTTCATTGGCGTAACGAAGGAGTGGGAATCCATCCGGATACTATCTACGACAATAAAGGGGTTCACTCTGGTTCAGGTTTTTCAGCAGATGACAAACTGTATTTATTCTACACAGGAAACCACCGAGATGAAAACTGGGTGCGAACTCCCTACACTTGCGTAGCGGAGTTGACAGACCAAGGCCAACTAATCAAACATCCTGAGCCGCTCTTTGGGCCACATCCTGCCTATACGGAGCATCAGCGAGATCCAAAAGTCGTCTATGACAAGGATACGGAACGCTACTATATTCTTCTAGGAGCCCAGTCGCAAGAACTGAAAGGCCGTGTTCTTATCTATTCCTCTGCTTCTTTGCTTGAGGGGTGGACATTTGCTGGTGAGTTAAAGGTACCAGGCTTTGAGGACTTGGGTGGCATGTGGGAATGTCCCTCTATTGAGCGCATCAATGGAAAAGATGTCCTCGTCTTCTCACCTCAGTACACCACGCTTCCTCATCGCGGGCCAAGTACCAATCACAATATCTATCTCATTGGACAGATGGACTTCTCCAAATTAACCTTTACTGCAGAGGGAGATTACCGCCATCTGGATTATGGATTTGATTTTTATGCTGCCCAGTTTGCGGCCAATGTCCAAGAAGAGGATAAGGCTATCTTGACTGCTTGGATTGGTCTGCCTGACAATCACTATCCGACAGAGAGTGAAGATTGGGAAGGTAGTTTGATTGTTCCGCGGGAATTGCGGATTGAGGATAACCGGCTCAAACAGGCTCCTATTTCCGGCTTGAGCCAGCTACGGGGAGAAGAACTGGCGCTTGATGGGAGATTGCCGCGAGTATGTGAACTAGAGTTGACAACAACTGGTAAGGATAACCTAGACCTAGCCTTCTTCTGTCAAGAAGGGGATAAGGGTGGACTGCGCTTGGTTTATGATGCGCAGGAAAAAGTCTGTCACTTTGACCGCAGCCAGATGGAGCAGCGTTTCAATGTTGCTATTGGAGAACAATTGTCAGTTCCTTTGGAGCAGGAGCTGACAAGCCTACGAGTCTTTATCGACCGCAGTTCAATTGAGTTCTTCTTTAATGATGGGGAAGCGACTTTCACCAGCCACCTCTATCCGACGGCAACCGAAACTGGTTTGAAATTGGATCAGGGAGTTCAGATTCGGGCTTGGGAGCTAAAATCTTCTGTCACAGATGATTTTATCGTATAAAAAAGATTGGCCGCGCCAATCTTTTTTAAATGCTTTTTCCGGGAAGTAGGCTAATGGGCAAGGAGTAGGTGGTTGCCGGGATTTCTTGGCCTTCGATTTTATTGAGCAAGAGCTCGACGGTC from Streptococcus oriscaviae includes the following:
- a CDS encoding glycoside hydrolase family 32 protein; its protein translation is MKEWTQEERYRVLQDKSEIAELYEKIQTSDYRQTYHLQPITGLSSDPNGFVYHKGVWHLYYQWCPWGAVHGLKYWYHTTSADLVHWRNEGVGIHPDTIYDNKGVHSGSGFSADDKLYLFYTGNHRDENWVRTPYTCVAELTDQGQLIKHPEPLFGPHPAYTEHQRDPKVVYDKDTERYYILLGAQSQELKGRVLIYSSASLLEGWTFAGELKVPGFEDLGGMWECPSIERINGKDVLVFSPQYTTLPHRGPSTNHNIYLIGQMDFSKLTFTAEGDYRHLDYGFDFYAAQFAANVQEEDKAILTAWIGLPDNHYPTESEDWEGSLIVPRELRIEDNRLKQAPISGLSQLRGEELALDGRLPRVCELELTTTGKDNLDLAFFCQEGDKGGLRLVYDAQEKVCHFDRSQMEQRFNVAIGEQLSVPLEQELTSLRVFIDRSSIEFFFNDGEATFTSHLYPTATETGLKLDQGVQIRAWELKSSVTDDFIV